A stretch of Pyrenophora tritici-repentis strain M4 chromosome 7, whole genome shotgun sequence DNA encodes these proteins:
- a CDS encoding ProP, Permease major facilitator superfamily: protein MTTKNGFNSEAQSTIQVPEENIPVPAEETTLVLNEQTNYVPKKTIIIIFLACSTVDLLALMDQTTLAASLTIVSKDLNASSERAWIAGAYFLTSTSFQLLYGRLSDIWSRKVLLLIGIFIFFFGSLAASLAQSAMQLIVFRAFMGVGGGGLMTMAQLIISDIVPLRERGKYQGILGAVVALSNGIGPIVGGAIASQSHDSWRWIFRLNLFISILTTGCVVFFMPLRKVNGNWKQKVAAIDFFGVFLALAGSTLLVLSLTWAGGEYKWESVQVICNLAAGIIISASFICWQWKGTTIPLIPMEIFKSRVVNGASLTMFVNGWNFLVQIYYIPSFYQLVYGYSAVKAASLLLPITLTQTLFSTLSGLVIHWTGRYRECLLVGWGIWAIGLGLISTLDSPSLAQQVCYGLLAGLGLGNTLQPSLIAVQAGTERKHMAVVTSTRNFIRNLGGTLGLAISGTIINNSVRSSLESFSLNISQMSLALDSPDLFRHTFGTQRAELVRIALASAYKRGFRIIFIVGAALNALAFVAAWFLMPQVELNREDDAQLKEEGKRREEAKHEKSSSA from the exons ATGACGACAAAGAATGGCTTCAATTCTGAGGCCCAATCGACTATCCAGGTGCCGGAGGAGAATATCCCTGTTCCAGCAGAGGAAACCACGCTAGTTCTCAACGAGCAGACCA ACTATGTGCCGAAGAAAACTATCATCATA ATCTTTTTGGCTTGTTCAACTGTCGATCTGCTAGCATTGATGGATCAAACGACACTCGCAGCCAGTTTGACCATTGTAAGTAAAGATCTCAACGCGAGTTCCGAACGCGCATGGATAGCAGGAGCGTACTTCCTGACATCAACGTCATTCCAACTTCTTTACGGGCGCCTTTCGGACATCTGGTCTCGGAAGGTCTTATTGCTCATTGGCATCTTCATTTTCTTCTTTGGATCGCTGGCAGCGTCATTGGCACAGTCAGCCATGCAGCTGATCGTCTTCCGGGCGTTCATGGGTGTGGGTGGTGGTGGCCTGATGACGATGGCTCAGCTTATCATCTCGGACATCGTTCCGCTGCGGGAAAGAGGGAAGTATCAAGGTATCTTG GGCGCTGTTGTGGCACTGTCGAATGGAATCGGACCAATTGTTGGCGGCGCAATCGCTTCTCAGAGCCATGACTCGTGGAGATGGATCTTCCGGTTGAATTTGTTTATATCTATTCTGACAACCGGATGTGTCGTTTTCTTCATGCCACTGAGAAAAGTCAATGGCAACTGGAAACA AAAAGTAGCAGCCATAGATTTCTTTGGGGTCTTTCTGGCACTTGCCGGCTCAACACTTCTTGTG CTCTCTTTGACATGGGCTGGCGGAGAATACAAATGGGAGTCGGTTCAGGTCATTTGTAATCTGGCAGCTGGCATAATCATCTCAGCATCCTTCATCTGTTGGCAATGGAAAGGCACTACCATTCCATTGATACCGA TGGAAATCTTCAAATCGAGAGTCGTCAACGGTGCCTCCCTGACCATGTTTGTGAACGGCTGGAACTTTCTTGTTCAAATCTATTACATACCCTCGTTTTACCAGTTGGTGTATGGATACAGTGCTGTCAAAGCTGCATCGCTGTTGCTGCCTATCACGCTCACCCAAA CGCTATTCAGTACTTTATCGGGTCTAGTGATACACTGGACGGGACGATATAGGGAGTGCCTGCTCGTGGGATGGGGGATTTGGGCAATTGGTCTTGGACTGATCTCTACACTCGACAGTCCTTCACTTGCACAGCAAGTATGCTACGGCCTCCTCGCCGGCCTCGGTTTAGGAAACACATTGCAGCCGTCGCTCATTGCTGTGCAGGCGGGCACGGAGCGCAAGCACATGGCTGTGGTCACTTCAACACGCAACTTTATCCGTAACCTCGGTGGCACCCTTGGTCTGGCAATCTCAGGCACGATCATCAACAACTCGGTCCGCTCATCTCTAGAATCATTCAGCTTGAACATTTCGCAGATGTCACTTGCTCTCGATTCGCCAGATCTCTTTCGCCATACGTTTGGAACGCAGCGTGCGGAATTGGTCCGGATTGCGCTTGCATCAGCCTACAAGAGAGGTTTCCGTATCATTTTTAtcgtcggcgcagcattgAATGCACTTGCCTTTGTCGCAGCTTGGTTTCTCATGCCCCAGGTGGAGCTGAATAGAGAGGACGATGCTCAATTGAAGGAAGAAGGAAAGAGAAGAGAGGAAGCTAAACATGAGAAGTCATCTTCAGCTTAG
- a CDS encoding BetA, Choline dehydrogenase and related flavoprotein codes for MKTSSVLQAASLLFPLFTPVALAQTTFTHTATGIDFWRQVVSSDQTAGGFEWGWALPTNGTGADDEYIGYIKGSLEANRQGWSGISHAGGMPNSLLLVAWPETNTVKTKFVFVSGYVAPDDYTGNAVLSQIYSKVSDSNFELVYRCQHCFAWNQNGAEGSQLPTGEVNVIGWAQHDKIFDGTWVFHNKGQSLFGAQTAPARNAKYSQWAALAGTTPSGTPTSGGPSATPTPTNPGKCVGSPAPSGSFDYIVVGGGAGGIPIADKLSESGKSVLLLEKGPPSLARFGGKMGPDWVTSNNLSRFDVPGLCNQIWVDSAGVACTDIDQMAGCVLGGGAAINAALWWKPVDIDFDYQFPNGWKSSDVKGAIDRVFKRIPGTDTPSMDGKRYKQEGFDVLSGALAAGGWKSVVANDQPNQKNRTFSHSPFMYSNGQRQGPLGTYMVSALERKNFKLWTNTMARRVVRTGGKATGVELESGVGGTGYCGTVNLNPGGRVILSAGAFGSPKVLFRSGIGPKDQLTVVKNSAIDGSTMISESSWINLPVGQNLNDHVNTDLVVQHPNVSFYDFYAAWNTPIEADKNLYLTKRAGILAQSAPNIGPLGWEVIKGSDGIDRSLQWTARVEGPGANDTHSMTISQYLGHGSTSRGALSINGALNMFVSKAPYLQTDADTGVVIAGIKSLMAALSKNPQITWQVPPASQTVEDYVASLPKTPAKRRSNHWIGTAKIGTDSGLTGGTSVVDLNTQVYGTDNIHVVDASLFPGHIFTNPTSYIVVLAEHAAAKILALGASSGGGKPSSAISSVVTTAKPTTSKAASATPTATPTATPGKTAGAYEQCGGKGFTGPTTCVTGFKCAVNNDYYSQCIPK; via the exons ATGAAGACTTCTTCCGTTCTCCAGGCGGCTTCGCTGCTGTTCCCTCTTT TCACTCCTGTCGCGCTTGCGCAGACAACTTTTACCCACACAGCCACTGGCATCGACTTTTGGCGTCAGGTAGTTTCTTCCGATCAGACTGCTGGTGGTTTCGAATGGGGATGGGCACTTCCTACGAACGGAACTGGCGCCGACGATGAGTACATTGGTTACATT AAAGGTTCACTTGAAGCGAACAGGCAGGGATGGTCCGGTATCAGTCACGCTGGTGGCATGCCAAACTCCCTTCTCCTGGTCGCATGGCCAGAGACCAACACTGTAAAGACCAAGTTTGTCTTTGTATC TGGTTACGTTGCTCCTGATGACTACACTGGCAACGCTGTGTTGAGTCAGATTTACTCCAAAGTCAGCGACTCCAACTTCGAGCTTGTGTACCGATGCCAGCACTGCTTTGCCTGGAACCAGAACGGCGCCGAGGGCTCTCAACTCCCAACCGGCGAAGTAAACGTCATCGGTTGGGCTCAGCACGACAAGATCTTCGACGGCACATGGGTATTTCACAACAAGGGTCAATCCCTTTTCGGCGCTCAAACAGCACCTGCTAGGAACGCAAAGTACTCTCAATGGGCCGCGCTCGCAGGCACTACGCCCTCTGGCACACCCACCTCCGGAGGCCCTTCTGCTACGCCCACACCTACTAACCCAGGCAAGTGCGTTGGATCACCCGCTCCCTCTGGTTCTTTCGACTACATCGTCGTTGGCGGTGGTGCCGGTGGCATTCCCATCGCAGACAAGCTTTCCGAGTCTGGCAAGAGCGTTTTGTTGCTCGAGAAGGGCCCGCCATCTCTGGCTCGCTTTGGCGGCAAGATGGGACCCGACTGGGTTACAAGCAACAACCTCTCTCGTTTCGACGTTCCCGGTCTTTGCAACCAGATCTGGGTCGACTCTGCCGGTGTTGCTTGCACCGATATTGACCAGATGGCTGGTTGTGTTCTTGGAGGAGGCGCTGCTATCAACGCTGCGCTTTGGTGGAAGCCTGTTGACATCGATTTTGACTACCAATTCCCCAATGGCTGGAAGTCTTCTGATGTCAAGGGTGCTATCGACCGTGTCTTCAAGCGCATTCCTGGTACCGACACCCCCTCCATGGACGGCAAGCGTTACAAGCAAGAAGGCTTTGACGTTCTCTCTGGTGCGCTCGCTGCTGGTGGCTGGAAGAGTGTCGTCGCAAACGATCAACCAAACCAGAAGAACCGAACATTCTCGCACTCGCCATTCATGTACTCCAACGGACAGAGGCAAGGTCCTCTCGGTACCTACATGGTCTCTGCTCTCGAGAGGAAGAACTTTAAGCTCTGGACGAACACCATGGCCCGCCGTGTTGTCCGCACCGGCGGCAAGGCTACTGGCGTTGAGCTCGAGAGCGGTGTTGGTGGTACCGGTTACTGCGGCACCGTGAACCTCAACCCTGGCGGCCGTGTCATTCTCTCTGCAGGTGCCTTTGGATCCCCCAAGGTTCTTTTCCGCAGCGGTATCGGACCAAAAGATCAGCTCACCGTCGTTAAGAACAGTGCTATCGACGGATCCACCATGATCAGTGAATCCTCCTGGATCAACCTTCCCGTCGGACAGAACTTGAACGATCACGTCAACACTGATCTCGTCGTCCAGCACCCCAACGTATCCTTCTACGACTTCTACGCTGCCTGGAACACCCCGATCGAGGCTGACAAGAACCTCTACCTCACCAAGCGCGCCGGTATTCTCGCTCAGTCTGCACCCAATATCGGTCCCCTTGGCTGGGAAGTCATCAAGGGATCCGATGGCATCGATCGATCGCTCCAGTGGACTGCCCGTGTTGAAGGCCCCGGTGCGAACGACACTCACTCCATGACCATCAGCCAGTACCTTGGTCACGGTTCAACCTCCCGAGGTGCTCTCTCCATCAACGGCGCTCTCAACATGTTCGTCAGCAAGGCACCTTACCTGCAGACCGATGCCGACACCGGTGTCGTCATTGCTGGTATCAAGAGCTTGATGGCAGCCCTCTCCAAGAACCCCCAGATTACCTGGCAAGTTCCCCCCGCGAGCCAAACTGTTGAAGATTACGTCGCCAGTCTCCCCAAGACCCCAGCTAAGCGCCGCTCCAACCACTGGATCGGTACAGCCAAGATCGGAACCGACAGCGGTCTTACCGGTGGAACCTCAGTTGTGGACCTGAACACACAGGTCTACGGAACTGACAACATCCACGTTGTTGACGCTTCTCTCTTCCCTGG TCACATCTTCACCAACCCAACCTCTTACATTGTAGTCCTCGCAGAGCACGCCGCTGCTAAGATCCTTGCCCTCGGAGCCAGCAGTGGGGGTGGTAAGCCCTCGTCCGCCATTTCATCCGTAGTAACTACTGCTAAGCCCACGACTTCCAAGGCCGCTAGTGCAACACCTACCGCAACGCCAACTGCCACTCCCGGTAAAACAGCCGGAGCCTACGAACA ATGTGGTGGCAAGGGTTTCACCGGCCCCACGACTTGTGTCACTGGATTCAAGTGCGCGGTCAACAACGACTACTACTCCCAGTGCATCCCCAAGTAA
- a CDS encoding PhoD, Phosphodiesterase-alkaline phosphatase D encodes MASASDVLALVSSLALRLSIYIFLRWIPTTIVPALATALTLVYIPSFFTSFQDTAQYKIISDELDIIVKETVGGRSDDSSEEIQLIDGADDGPLEELDVQETVQYEEREPKVFRTLLTGLPSPSSALLSWITFGINMALIAMTLDVVYRAPLLHQCHDASFARVGYVSENSAKILVREPYAFDVKVLYRSIDDMERSWMEKTHCASQPDYWLTDETDFTMVMEIEHLRPDLSYEYIVETSHGNTTGTFTTAPRPGHISQLKDNKYTFVHSSCIKPRVPYTPFQHPLEFPGMKHLARWLPELQPYFMLFLGDFIYVDVPHRQGNDAETYRREYRQVYSSPSWPAVSQNLPWIHVIDDHEIQNDWNSNMTGVAVPAYDAFTHYNAAPNPPPHREGVTYFSFTQGPAEFFLLDTRRYRSPVSNNASDPAKTMLGAQQLSDLLDWIQKAPPQGVHWKFIVTGTPFTKNWQFGSEDTWGGHLHERRRILEAAWDFSSTHDVGVVVLSGDRHEFAATSFPPPKDGKWPVSATVHEFSTSPLSMFYLPIRTYKEIDDEDVCLKYLPDGNSKFGAVEITTPVHGEQSFVNYRLFIDGEEAWTHVISTPLGRAGSHRAKEAVWG; translated from the exons ATGGCGTCTGCAAGTGATGTTCTTGCGCTCGTCAGCTCTCTAGCCCTGCGGCTCAGCATATATATCTTTTTACGATGG ATACCCACCACC ATTGTCCCAGCACTCGCGACCGCGCTTACGCTCGTATACATTCCCTCCTTCTTCACCAGCTTCCAGGACACTGCGCAGTACAAGATCATATCCGATGAACTCGATATAATTGTAAAGGAGACTGTTGGTGGAAGGAGTGACGACTCAAGCGAGGAAATACAACTCATCGACGGCGCAGATGACGGCCCATTGGAGGAGCTCGACGTCCAAGAGACGGTGCAATACGAAGAAAGGGAGCCCAAGGTGTTCCGAACACTGCTCACCGGGCTCCCAAGTCCTTCATCAGCACTACTGAGTTGGATCACATTTGGTATCAACATGGCCTTGATCGCAATGACGCTGGATGTTGTCTATCGCGCCCCATTGCTCCATCAATGCCACGACGCCAGCTTTGCACGCGTTGGGTACGTGTCGGAGAATAGCGCAAAGATCCTTGTGCGAGAGCCGTATGCATTCGATGTCAAAGTACTCTACCGATCCATTGACGACATGGAGCGCTCCTGGATGGAGAAGACGCATTGCGCAAGCCAACCCGACTACTGGCTCACAGACGAGACCGACTTCACCATGGTCATGGAAATCGAGCACTTGCGACCCGATCTGTCGTACGAATACATTGTGGAAACCTCACATGGGAACACCACCGGTACTTTTACCACCGCTCCACGACCTGGACACATATCACAGCTCAAGGACAACAAATACACGTTCGTACATTCGAGCTGCATCAAGCCTCGAGTGCCCTACACACCGTTCCAGCATCCTCTCGAATTTCCCGGTATGAAACATCTTGCGCGCTGGCTACCAGAACTTCAGCCATACTTTATGCTGTTCCTCGGCGACTTCATTTATGTCGATGTACCACACCGCCAGGGCAATGATGCTGAGACGTATAGACGCGAGTATCGACAGGTCTACTCATCACCATCATGGCCGGCAGTCAGCCAGAACTTACCTTGGATTCACGTCATTGACGACCATGAGATCCAGAACGACTGGAACAGCAATATGACCGGTGTCGCAGTCCCTGCCTACGATGCCTTCACGCACTACAACGCCGCACCTAACCCACCACCCCATCGCGAAGGCGTTACATACTTTTCCTTCACCCAGGGACCGGCTGAGTTCTTCCTCCTCGATACGCGCCGTTACCGCAGCCCTGTTAGCAACAACGCCTCCGACCCCGCAAAGACGATGCTCGGAGCCCAACAACTGTCTGATCTCCTCGACTGGATCCAGAAGGCGCCACCTCAGGGCGTCCACTGGAAGTTCATCGTCACCGGCACGCCATTCACCAAAAACTGGCAGTTCGGCTCCGAAGATACATGGGGCGGACATCTCCACGAACGCCGCCGTATTCTGGAAGCAGCCTGGGACTTTTCTTCCACCCATGACGTCGGAGTCGTAGTTCTAAGCGGCGACCGCCACGAATTCGCAGCTACATCCTTCCCTCCCCCGAAAGACGGAAAGTGGCCTGTCAGCGCCACCGTACACGAGTTCAGCACCAGCCCACTCAGCATGTTCTACCTTCCCATCCGCACGTACAAGGAAATCGACGACGAAGACGTCTGTCTCAAGTACCTGCCTGACGGCAATAGCAAGTTTGGTGCTGTGGAGATTACGACGCCGGTACATGGGGAGCAGAGTTTTGTGAATTACAGACTGTTCATTGACGGGGAGGAGGCGTGGACGCATGTTATTAGTACGCCGCTGGGGAGAGCTGGGAGTCATAGGGCAAAGGAGGCGGTTTGGGGATGA
- a CDS encoding GCD14, tRNA(1-methyladenosine) methyltransferase and related methyltransferase, with protein MATIPSPFLDPGAHATANNLGILQLRRDHLIPAVLKPNADSDYAEGKVENTRFGSFPHSTLVGQPWGTQILASVVDTGSRGKSKKRKRDGKDEGEGTPATEPEVVKKDIVKAAVASSGFAHLIPPTPETWTISLPHRTQVVYTPDYSYILQRLRVRPGDHIIEAGAGSGSFTHAAVRAVYNGYPGTQAAALEVDEENAVGMPKKRKRKTRTGGVYSFEYHEPRARQLQAEISDHGLSPLVTVTHRDVYNDGFNLDDDSSAPDADAIFLDLPAPWHALKHLTRSPPSSAALKSVSSDPSTPSPASDDTQQVPTTTSTSSPQPRPFRSPLNPRNATRICTFSPCIEQVTKTVSALRTLGWLEIDMVEIAAKRLDVRRERVGLQEEGVRGGNSHPANVAEAVQRLRDVEGRAAVFHSMQREKQEEVMRKAEARKRGEAGAPPSKHDRMAQTKRDLENRTLFKEGKLVHRTEAELKTHTSYLVFAVLPREWSKEDEEKARRKWG; from the exons ATGGCGACGATACCTTCACCCTTCCTTGACCCAGGAGCGCATGCGACGGCGAACAACCTCGGCATTCTTCAATTACGTCGCGATCATCTCATTCCCGCCGTCCTCAAGCCAAACGCCGACTCGGACTATGCAGAAGGCAAGGTAGAAAACACGCGCTTCGGCTCTTTCCCACATAGCACACTTGTAGGACAACCCTGGGGCACGCAAATCCTAGCGTCAGTCGTCGACACTGGATCGCGCGGAAAGTCGAAGAAAAGAAAGCGAGACGGCAAAGATGAGGGTGAAGGAACACCGGCCACTGAGCCCGAGGTGGTGAAGAAGGATATTGTCAAGGCGGCAGTAGCAAGCAGTGGATTTGCGCATCTCATACCGCCTACGCCAGAGACATGGACGATATCCCTGCCGCATCGTACCCAAGTCGTATACACACCCGACTACAGCTATATCCTACAGCGACTGCGCGTACGGCCGGGCGACCACATCATAGAAGCAGGTGCTGGTAGTGGAAGTTTCACACACGCCGCCGTAAGAGCAGTCTACAATGGCTACCCAGGAACCCAAGCCGCGGCCTTAGAAGTCGACGAAGAAAATGCCGTAGGCATGCCCAAGAAGCGAAAGCGCAAAACACGAACCGGTGGCGTCTACAGCTTCGAATACCACGAGCCGCGCGCCCGTCAACTCCAAGCCGAAATCTCAGACCACGGCCTCTCCCCACTAGTCACAGTAACCCACCGTGACGTCTACAACGATGGCTTCAACCTCGATGACGACTCCAGCGCCCCAGACGCAGACGCCATTTTCCTCGACCTACCCGCTCCCTGGCACGCACTCAAACACCTCACGCGCTCCCCTCCTTCCTCCGCCGCCCTGAAGTCCGTCTCTTCAGACCCATCCACGCCCTCGCCCGCCTCCGACGACACCCAACAAGTACCCACGACCACCTCAACATCCTCCCCGCAACCCCGACCCTTCCGCAGCCCACTAAACCCGCGCAACGCAACCCGCATCTGCACCTTCTCCCCGTGTATCGAACAAGTCACAAAAACCGTCTCCGCGCTGCGCACACTCGGCTGGCTCGAAATCGACATGGTAGAAATCGCCGCCAAGCGCCTCGACGTGCGGCGCGAGCGGGTTGGACTCCAAGAAGAAGGCGTCCGCGGGGGTAACTCGCATCCCGCAAACGTGGCTGAGGCCGTACAGCGACTACGCGATGTCGAGGGTCGCGCGGCCGTGTTTCATAGTATGCAGCGCGAGAAGCAGGAGGAGGTTATGCGCAAGGCCGAGGCGAGGAAGAGGGGGGAGGCT gGTGCGCCGCCGAGTAAGCATGATAGGATGGCCCAGACAAAGCGGGATTTGGAAAATAGGACGCTGTTTAAAGAGGGGAAGCTTGTGCATCGCACCGAGGCGGAGCTCAAGACGCATACTAGTTATCTTGTTTTTGCGGTATTGCCGCGAGAGTGGAGTAAGGAGGATGAGGAAAAGGCGAGGAGGAAGTGGGGGTGA
- a CDS encoding Ricin-B-lectin multi-domain protein, with protein MFPNTLILLALAATGLCQSDSPRTVYLTSTQDPKFVIVPKARTAGSALVVQQTTSSSTQTWLLTAPSNSTSIRLASTTLCIDAGPRSGWKDMALLYVRECAAVGTANEQQTWITMADGRIALAASSGTRLCVDLQYIKAVQNNPVGMYNCAGLGNIGAQDKGLNWPMVDFKSSQSAWTA; from the exons ATGTTTCCCAACACGCTCATACTTCTCGCGCTCGCGGCAACCGGTCTATGCCAATCAGACAGCCCACGCACAGTCTACCTAACCTCAACCCAAGACCCTAAATTTGTCATCGTCCCCAAAGCACGCACTGCTGGCTCTGCCCTCGTCGT TCAACAAACTACCTCCTCCTCGACGCAAACTTGGCTTCTCACCGCCCCATCCAACAGCACCAGCATCCGCCTCGCCTCCACCACCCTCTGCATAGACGCCGGCCCGCGCTCCGGCTGGAAAGACATGGCCTTACTCTACGTCCGCGAGTGCGCTGCCGTGGGTACCGCAAACGAGCAGCAAACGTGGATCACCATGGCTGACGGCCGCATTGCGCTGGCGGCGAGTAGTGGAACGAGGCTGTGTGTGGATTTGCAGTACATAAAAGCTGTGCAGAACAATCCTGTTGGCATGTATAATTGTGCAGGACTGGGGAATATCGGGGCACAGGACAAGGGGCTTAATTGGCCTATGGTTGATTTCAAGTCTAGTCAGTCTGCCTGGACGGCTTAG
- a CDS encoding CysS, Cysteinyl-tRNA synthetase — protein MATPARTQPPWKEPKASSAAKLKVWNSLTRTKNDFIPIDPEGKEVKWYSCGPTVYDDAHLGHARNYVTNDILRRILAHYYGYNVKFVQNITDVDDKIILRGRQQHLLAKFKAENPSVTREVIDTTIKAFDAYIKKNLPLLSQDVNIDTFNNDSADKYANVIQGKSIDGVGPPGDKEAKIKMHLRTASTAVTSLLAPSKSTPEDVDVFYAGAEDVLLPYLDSLYGSTIDASDHSVFTTLTKKYEARFNEDMQNLNVLEPDVVTRVTEYGNEIVSFVDKIIKNGMAYSTSDGSVYFDIENFEKEGNHYARLEPWNRGDTNLQADGEGALSSVKTSEKRNDSDFALWKSSKPGEPAWNSPWGPGRPGWHIECSVMASAVLGEQMDIHSGGIDLCFPHHDNELAQSEAYWQKDGGAQWVNYFLHMGHLSISGSKMSKSLKNFTTIREALSRGDWNARSLRIIFLLGGWHDGIEITPDMRKSGSSWESYVTNFFYKVRDLEVHPNITSTATEDEKVLKSFESAKEKVHNALADSFDTPTAMRAISSLITDYNSADKAGLSDSVSFDVARYITRMVRIFGLDGKADPYDGGIGWAGIDIPSAAKEHVYAVSRERDEVRQHAIAGDLSEDVLDSIISQHNAAKRQDMDALPYAEVLTTFQQNLKTLASKKAPAKDYLDLCDQLRDTHLWDLGIYLEDRENAPAMVRPVDAELQAARDQKEAIARQKAEAKLKREQEEAEKKAKLAEQAKINPKDMFKTEEYSAWDDEGLPTKDKEGADLPKARI, from the exons ATGGCGACTCCAGCCCGTACCCAGCCGCCGTGGAAGGAGCCAAAGGCATCGAGTGCAGCCAAATTGAAAGTCTGGAACTCTTTGACCAGGACCAAGAACGACTTCATTCCCATCGATCCCGAAGGCAAGGAGGTGAAATGGTACAGCTGCGGTCCGACCGTTTACGACGATGCTCATTTGGGCCATGCTCGCAACTACGTCACCAACGATATCTTACGAAGGATTCTCGCCCACTACTATGGGTACAATGTTAAATTTGTACAAAACATTACAGATGTCGATGATAAGATCATTTTGCGGGGGCGCCAGCAACATTTACTTGCCAAGTTCAAAGCCGAGAACCCATCCGTCACACGGGAAGTGATTGATACCACCATCAAGGCCTTTGACGCCTATATAAAAAAGAATCTACCATTGCTCAGTCAGGATGTCAACATTGACACTTTCAACAACGACTCTGCGGATAAGTATGCCAACGTTATCCAAGGCAAGTCCATCGATGGCGTGGGCCCACCCGGTGATAAGGAGGCAAAGATCAAGATGCATCTCCGAACAGCCAGCACTGCAGTAACATCACTGTTAGCGCCATCAAAGTCCACACCAGAAGATGTGGATGTCTTCTACGCTGGCGCCGAGGACGTTTTATTGCCGTATCTTGACTCGCTATATGGCTCAACCATCGACGCAAGTGACCATTCAGTGTTTACTACTCTAACCAAAAAGTATGAGGCGCGCTTCAACGAGGATATGCAGAATCTCAATGTACTGGAACCGGATGTTGTCACTCGCGTAACTGAGTACGGCAATGAGATTGTATCGTTCGTAGATAAGATCATCAAAAACGGAATGGCCTACAGCACATCGGACGGATCTGTGTACTTCGACATCGAAAACTTTGAGAAGGAGGGAAATCACTACGCGCGCCTGGAGCCATGGAACAGAGGAGACACAAACCTTCAAGCAGATGGCGAAGGCGCTTTGTCGTCAGTCAAAACATCAGAGAAGCGCAACGATTCCGATTTTGCGCTCTGGAAGTCGAGTAAGCCTGGTGAGCCGGCATGGAACAGTCCGTGGGGCCCTGGTCGACCGGGCTGGCACATTGAGTGCTCCGTCATGGCCTCAGCCGTGTTGGGCGAACAGATGGATATTCACAGTGGCGGTATCGATCTCTGCTTCCCCCATCACGACAACGAGTTGGCACAATCAGAGGCGTATTGGCAAAAAGATGGCGGTGCGCAGTGGGTCAACTACTTCCTCCACATGGGACATTTGTCCATTTCGGGCTCCAAGATGTCCAAGAGCTTGAAGAACTTCACAACGATCCGTGAAGCGTTGAGCCGCGGGGATTGGAACGCTCGCAGTTTGCGGATCATCTTCTTACTTGGCGGTTGGCATGATGGCATTGAGATTACCCCAGATATGCGAAAGTCGGGCTCTTCATGGGAGAGCTACGTTACCAACTTCTTTTACAAGGTCCGCGATCTCGAAGTACATCCAAACATCACCTCCACAGCCACAGAGGACGAAAAGGTTCTGAAGTCGTTCGAGTCAGCAAAGGAGAAGGTACATAACGCATTAGCCGACTCTTTCGATACACCTACGGCTATGCGTGCCATATCCAGTCTCATCACGGACTACAACTCTGCAGACAAGGCTGGGCTATCCGACTCTGTCTCTTTCGACGTCGCCCGTTACATCACCCGCATGGTCCGGATATTCGGCCTCGATGGTAAAGCCGATCCATACGACGGAGGCATTGGCTGGGCTGGCATCGACATACCTTCAGCAGCCAAGGAGCACGTTTACGCCGTATCAAGGGAGCGTGACGAAGTACGTCAACACGCCATCGCCGGGGACCTTTCGGAAGACGTACTTGATTCCATCATTTCCCAGCACAACGCCGCAAAGCGACAAGACATGGATGCCCTACCCTACGCAGAAGTCCTCACGACCTTCCAACAAAACCTCAAGACCCTTGCCAGCAAGAAGGCGCCCGCAAAAGATTATCTTGACCTCTGCGACCAACTCCGCGACACCCATCTCTGGGACCTCGGCATCTACCTCGAGGACCGCGAGAACGCCCCAGCCATGGTCCGCCCCGTCGACGCCGAGCTGCAAGCCGCTCGTGATCAAAAAGAGGCTATTGCCCGTCAGAAAGCCGAGGCTAAGCTGAAGCGCGAGCAGGAGGAGGCGGAGAAGAAGGCTAAGCTTGCGGAACAGGCGAAGATCAATCCAAAGGATATGTTTAAGACGGAGGAGTATAGCGCGTGGGATGATGAGGGTTTGCCGACAAAGGATAAGGAGGGCGCTGATTTGCCCAAGGCGCG CATTTGA